A genomic segment from Candidatus Abyssobacteria bacterium SURF_5 encodes:
- a CDS encoding inositol monophosphatase, translating into MKDPIEEQPVEQYLKLAVDAARAAGKILIKTLGSVGRIEHKGAINLVTEMDVRSEELIKKKILKAYPEHQIMAEESDMPEKSAEFRWIIDPLDGTTNYAHGFPLFCVSIALEISGTIEVGAVYDPTRSDLFTAVRGGGAFLNGKKLAVSETTSVNNSLLATGFPYDLRESEANNVDNWNAMLPRAQAVRRAGSAALDLCYTACGRFDGFWELKLFPWDVAAGSLMVKEAGGEVTDMGGGPFSIYSKEILASNGRIHREMVEILGKGRRP; encoded by the coding sequence ATGAAGGATCCAATTGAAGAGCAACCGGTGGAACAGTATTTAAAGCTGGCCGTTGATGCGGCCAGGGCCGCGGGAAAAATTTTGATTAAAACATTAGGGTCGGTCGGCAGAATAGAACACAAGGGAGCGATCAATCTTGTGACCGAGATGGACGTGAGGTCGGAGGAATTGATAAAGAAGAAGATTCTGAAAGCTTACCCCGAACATCAGATCATGGCCGAGGAAAGCGACATGCCCGAAAAGAGCGCGGAGTTTCGGTGGATCATCGATCCGCTGGACGGCACCACGAACTACGCGCACGGGTTTCCGCTTTTCTGCGTGTCAATCGCGCTGGAAATAAGCGGGACAATAGAAGTGGGCGCCGTTTATGATCCGACCCGCTCCGACCTCTTCACCGCTGTGCGCGGCGGGGGCGCATTTCTGAACGGGAAGAAACTAGCGGTCTCGGAAACCACGAGCGTCAACAATTCGCTGTTGGCGACCGGCTTTCCGTACGACCTGCGCGAGAGCGAGGCGAACAACGTGGACAACTGGAACGCCATGCTGCCTCGTGCGCAGGCGGTGCGCCGGGCCGGCTCGGCTGCACTCGATCTTTGTTATACAGCCTGTGGGCGCTTTGACGGGTTTTGGGAGTTGAAGCTGTTTCCGTGGGATGTGGCGGCCGGATCGCTCATGGTGAAGGAAGCCGGTGGAGAGGTGACGGATATGGGTGGCGGGCCGTTTTCGATTTATTCCAAAGAGATCCTCGCCAGCAACGGCAGGATCCACCGGGAAATGGTGGAGATCCTCGGCAAAGGAAGAAGGCCGTAG
- a CDS encoding sulfotransferase has product MTSLNFVSTKGKQGLLVSNSPIFIGGAGRSGTTLIRVILDSHPNIACGPELKVTPIVADLWHKFQTAHYPPLKEYLLTPADINQVFRQMLLSLLEKYRLQSGKRRIAEKSPNNVFFFHHLHALFPESPLVHVIRDGRDVVCSLLTMNWINPQTGQRVDYTRDSRKAAEYWVSAVTMGRRAGANPAIRPRYLEIKYEDLVISPEDTLRRLLIHIGEPWDPTVLAYYEKERNLAGESSAEQVSKPLYTGSAGRWKKDLAVAERKAIKEVAGKLLVELGYASDLEW; this is encoded by the coding sequence ATTACCAGCCTTAACTTCGTTTCCACAAAAGGCAAGCAAGGATTGTTGGTGTCAAATTCACCCATATTTATCGGCGGCGCGGGCCGGTCGGGAACAACTCTGATCCGCGTGATCCTCGATTCGCACCCGAACATAGCCTGCGGCCCTGAACTGAAAGTGACGCCGATTGTGGCGGATTTGTGGCACAAGTTTCAGACCGCTCATTATCCGCCGCTGAAAGAATACCTTCTGACGCCGGCAGATATCAACCAGGTGTTCCGGCAGATGCTGCTTTCGCTTCTGGAGAAATACAGGCTGCAGTCGGGCAAAAGGCGGATTGCCGAAAAATCGCCGAACAACGTTTTTTTCTTTCACCACCTGCACGCACTGTTTCCGGAGAGCCCGCTCGTGCATGTGATCCGTGACGGGCGCGATGTTGTCTGTTCGCTGCTCACCATGAACTGGATCAATCCGCAAACGGGCCAGCGCGTCGATTACACCCGCGATTCCCGCAAAGCGGCGGAATATTGGGTATCGGCGGTGACAATGGGCAGGCGCGCGGGCGCGAATCCGGCGATACGCCCGCGGTACCTTGAGATAAAATACGAGGATTTGGTTATTTCGCCGGAGGACACGCTGAGGCGGCTGCTGATACATATTGGCGAGCCGTGGGATCCAACAGTGCTCGCGTATTATGAGAAGGAGCGGAACCTTGCCGGCGAGTCGAGCGCCGAGCAGGTATCAAAGCCGCTCTATACCGGCTCCGCCGGTCGCTGGAAAAAAGATCTCGCCGTCGCAGAGAGGAAAGCCATAAAAGAGGTTGCGGGGAAGCTGCTGGTTGAGCTGGGATATGCGTCGGATTTGGAGTGGTGA
- a CDS encoding long-chain fatty acid--CoA ligase: MRTLRHVVDERAEQHPQKIFLIAPEPRLELTYGRLRRDSITFGKRLLEIGLAKGDKLSYMMGNGYQTVKIFLGAMYSGFTVAPLNLLAQPSQLAYVLDHSDTKLVFFTEDHKEKLEAAVSKINRGIQLVPVDNDSEMIFPETQDRMDLSLPDVAEDDDALLLYTSGTTGLPKGVVLSHKNLLAGGRFTMMAHALGPDDRALCSLPVYHINGAVVTVIAPLLSRGTVVMPHRFSVSNFWEQLSQYNCTWFSVVPTIISYLLNSTDLAGKNLDLSRVRFGRSASSALPPALHKAFEEKFNISIIETMGLTETAAPIFSNPLDPAKRKYGSPGCAVGNEAKIVDREGNEVPYGTQGEIVVRGENVMKQYYKAPDITAKAIEPDGWLHTGDIGYMDADGFVFVTGRIKELIIKGGENIAPREIDEALYCHPAVLDCAAVGIPDDHYGEEIMCCVVLKPGCHATEQELQNHCRELLGKFKTPKLIRLLEELPKGPSGKIQRMKLREML; encoded by the coding sequence ATGCGCACCCTCAGACACGTCGTCGATGAAAGAGCCGAGCAGCACCCGCAAAAAATCTTTCTGATTGCCCCCGAACCCCGCCTCGAGCTCACGTATGGCCGCTTGAGGCGCGACTCGATCACATTCGGAAAACGCCTGCTGGAAATCGGGCTTGCCAAAGGCGACAAGTTGTCCTACATGATGGGAAACGGCTATCAGACCGTCAAGATATTTCTCGGCGCGATGTATTCCGGCTTCACTGTCGCGCCCCTCAACCTGCTGGCCCAGCCGTCTCAGCTCGCCTACGTCCTCGATCATTCGGACACAAAACTCGTTTTTTTCACAGAGGACCACAAGGAAAAACTGGAGGCGGCGGTTTCCAAAATCAATCGCGGCATCCAACTTGTTCCGGTTGATAATGATTCGGAAATGATTTTCCCGGAGACTCAGGATCGCATGGATTTGTCTCTGCCGGATGTCGCTGAAGACGATGACGCGCTCTTGCTCTATACATCCGGCACGACCGGCCTTCCGAAAGGAGTCGTTCTCTCCCATAAGAACCTCTTGGCAGGAGGCCGCTTCACGATGATGGCTCACGCGCTCGGGCCGGACGACCGCGCCTTGTGTTCATTGCCCGTATACCACATCAATGGCGCCGTCGTGACCGTCATCGCTCCCCTCCTGAGCAGAGGAACCGTTGTCATGCCGCACCGGTTCAGCGTCAGCAACTTCTGGGAACAGCTATCGCAATACAACTGCACGTGGTTCAGCGTTGTGCCGACTATCATCTCATATCTGCTCAATTCAACCGATCTCGCCGGCAAAAACCTCGATCTCTCGCGGGTGCGCTTCGGCCGATCGGCTTCGTCCGCTCTCCCGCCCGCTCTGCATAAGGCATTCGAAGAGAAGTTCAACATCTCCATCATCGAAACCATGGGATTGACGGAAACGGCCGCCCCTATATTCTCCAACCCGCTCGACCCGGCCAAAAGAAAGTACGGGTCGCCCGGCTGCGCCGTCGGAAATGAAGCCAAAATCGTGGATCGTGAAGGCAATGAAGTCCCATACGGCACGCAGGGCGAGATCGTGGTACGCGGCGAGAATGTGATGAAGCAATACTATAAGGCGCCCGACATCACCGCCAAGGCGATCGAGCCGGACGGCTGGCTCCATACCGGTGACATCGGATACATGGACGCGGATGGATTCGTCTTCGTTACCGGGCGGATCAAGGAACTTATCATCAAGGGTGGCGAGAACATCGCGCCGCGCGAGATAGACGAGGCGCTGTATTGTCACCCGGCGGTGCTTGATTGCGCCGCCGTCGGCATTCCCGACGATCATTATGGCGAGGAAATCATGTGCTGCGTCGTTCTCAAGCCGGGCTGCCATGCGACAGAACAGGAACTGCAAAATCATTGCCGTGAATTACTGGGAAAATTCAAGACGCCCAAACTCATCAGACTCCTCGAGGAACTCCCGAAAGGCCCCTCCGGCAAAATCCAGCGCATGAAATTGCGCGAAATGCTCTAG
- a CDS encoding 2-oxoglutarate ferredoxin oxidoreductase subunit gamma yields the protein MNERTEILASGFGGQGVVRLGQIIGEAGVRQGLRVSMLKSHGTEMRGGYVRSQVVLSPEIIDSPICESPDCFIALSGAAYNQFKRLMPDYGLILFDPAFVNETDSTLQCRQKAVPANELSVKHFDGPLFANSLMLGVVAAAVDILKQDIVLKSLLSVMPKFHDQNREAFRIGYDLFRK from the coding sequence ATGAACGAGCGCACCGAAATTCTTGCAAGCGGATTCGGAGGCCAGGGAGTCGTCCGCCTCGGACAGATCATCGGCGAAGCGGGCGTCCGACAGGGACTTCGCGTCAGCATGCTGAAAAGCCACGGAACCGAAATGCGCGGCGGCTATGTCCGCAGCCAGGTCGTGCTTTCACCAGAGATTATCGACAGCCCCATTTGCGAATCCCCCGACTGCTTCATCGCGCTCTCGGGCGCCGCTTACAACCAGTTCAAACGCCTGATGCCGGATTACGGACTGATTCTCTTCGATCCGGCTTTCGTCAATGAGACCGACTCAACGCTTCAATGCAGGCAGAAGGCGGTGCCGGCAAACGAACTCTCGGTCAAACACTTCGACGGCCCCCTGTTCGCAAACTCGCTCATGCTCGGCGTAGTCGCCGCCGCCGTTGACATCCTCAAACAGGACATCGTCCTCAAGAGCCTCCTGAGCGTCATGCCGAAATTCCACGACCAGAACCGCGAGGCATTCCGCATCGGCTATGATTTGTTCCGGAAATGA
- a CDS encoding 2-oxoglutarate ferredoxin oxidoreductase subunit beta: MDYLATEYLRSRKIPSTACSGCGLGQCHKALVKAIDGVGLTVSDIVWGTSIGCAGRQTFATWKGDSFAGTHGRVYAIARGLRLALPPEKRIVLTVGDGDAFGIGFNHLLHAVRTNAQMTIMVCDNLGYQSTGGQFGWTTPPGVVTDSSPYGMFEPNWVQPERDVLRILKEAGATFLARHVSMDGASLVESLTKALQNNGLSLVHVVYPCTTNFGKNALGTRKPVEIFNWIKRHAAPLGKEKEETIWRTGIYHDASNSRPEFSTLMRRKVDEIRGRYS; the protein is encoded by the coding sequence ATGGATTATCTCGCGACCGAATACCTGCGCTCAAGGAAAATACCGAGCACCGCTTGTTCGGGCTGCGGACTCGGACAGTGCCATAAGGCGCTCGTCAAAGCGATCGACGGTGTCGGCTTAACGGTCAGTGATATCGTCTGGGGAACCTCCATCGGCTGTGCGGGCCGGCAAACGTTCGCCACCTGGAAAGGCGACAGCTTCGCCGGAACCCATGGACGCGTGTACGCGATTGCCCGCGGTCTGCGGCTGGCGCTCCCGCCGGAGAAGCGGATCGTTCTCACCGTGGGCGACGGAGATGCGTTCGGAATCGGCTTTAATCATCTACTCCATGCCGTCAGAACGAACGCGCAAATGACCATCATGGTCTGCGACAACCTCGGTTATCAATCAACCGGCGGACAGTTCGGATGGACGACTCCGCCGGGCGTTGTGACCGACAGCAGTCCCTACGGAATGTTTGAACCGAACTGGGTCCAGCCGGAACGTGATGTCCTGCGCATCCTGAAAGAAGCCGGCGCCACCTTTCTCGCGAGGCACGTGAGCATGGACGGCGCCTCTCTCGTCGAGAGCCTCACAAAGGCGCTTCAGAATAACGGGCTTTCGCTGGTCCACGTGGTCTATCCGTGCACCACCAACTTCGGAAAGAACGCGCTCGGCACGAGAAAACCAGTCGAGATATTCAATTGGATCAAACGGCACGCCGCGCCTCTGGGCAAGGAAAAAGAAGAAACCATCTGGCGCACCGGCATTTATCATGATGCGAGCAACTCGAGGCCGGAGTTTTCGACCCTCATGCGCCGCAAAGTCGATGAAATTCGCGGGAGATATTCCTGA
- a CDS encoding 2-oxoglutarate ferredoxin oxidoreductase subunit alpha → MKRYLETGNFGVAQAAVMAGCRVFCGYPITPATEIAEAMSGLLPRVGGFYVQTEDETAAMHMAIGAALGGMKAMTATSGPGFILYADPYGWAIGCEIPLVVLNSQRVGPVSGITGAPGQGEFYLSRYVTQGGNFETIVLAPNSAQEAFFLTIEAFYLSERFRTPVTVLADQLITDGWEDLSIPETDEEKQAMGLRFAERKAHPGPQFYPPTDEIDIPPVVLGKDTGALCSDWTPTEEGYDIETVEAQHKHAYRLIYKIRNHRDLITRHESLFLDDDPKIIAVAFGTPSRVVKTAVKKARAQGKKIGMIRPISLWPFPDELFKRNATYLSVELNYDGQMVREIQRAAPRESSVHFFGKCGELPTVAELSQIFDDLLQGKPPRRRGWETEAW, encoded by the coding sequence ATGAAACGCTATTTGGAAACGGGAAACTTCGGCGTGGCGCAGGCGGCAGTTATGGCAGGATGCCGCGTTTTCTGCGGATACCCGATCACTCCGGCAACCGAGATAGCCGAAGCCATGTCCGGACTGCTGCCCCGCGTCGGCGGATTCTATGTGCAGACGGAGGATGAGACTGCCGCAATGCATATGGCGATTGGAGCGGCCCTCGGCGGTATGAAAGCCATGACCGCCACCTCAGGTCCCGGCTTCATCCTGTACGCCGACCCCTACGGCTGGGCGATTGGATGCGAGATCCCGCTCGTCGTCCTCAACTCGCAAAGGGTTGGGCCCGTCAGCGGAATTACCGGCGCTCCCGGCCAGGGAGAATTCTACCTCAGCCGCTATGTGACGCAGGGCGGCAACTTCGAGACAATCGTGCTCGCGCCGAACAGCGCGCAGGAAGCTTTTTTCCTGACTATTGAAGCCTTCTATCTCTCAGAACGCTTCCGGACCCCCGTCACCGTTCTCGCCGACCAGCTTATCACCGACGGCTGGGAAGACCTCAGCATCCCTGAGACCGACGAGGAAAAGCAGGCGATGGGGCTTCGTTTCGCCGAGAGAAAAGCGCATCCGGGCCCGCAGTTCTATCCGCCGACCGACGAGATCGATATTCCGCCCGTCGTCCTTGGCAAGGACACCGGCGCGCTCTGCTCTGATTGGACGCCGACCGAGGAAGGATACGACATCGAGACTGTCGAGGCGCAGCATAAACATGCCTATCGGCTGATTTACAAAATACGAAATCATCGGGATCTCATCACGCGGCACGAGTCCCTGTTCCTCGATGATGATCCCAAAATCATCGCGGTGGCCTTCGGCACGCCTTCACGCGTCGTCAAGACGGCGGTGAAAAAGGCGCGCGCGCAAGGAAAGAAAATCGGCATGATCAGGCCGATATCGCTGTGGCCGTTCCCGGACGAACTCTTCAAGCGAAACGCAACATATCTGTCGGTCGAGTTGAATTATGACGGCCAAATGGTGCGCGAAATTCAGCGAGCCGCCCCGCGCGAAAGTTCAGTGCATTTCTTCGGCAAATGCGGAGAACTGCCCACTGTGGCCGAATTAAGCCAAATATTCGACGACCTGCTCCAAGGCAAGCCGCCCCGCCGCCGCGGCTGGGAAACGGAGGCGTGGTAA
- a CDS encoding FAD-dependent oxidoreductase: protein MKPKEVPREQLRLTRCREACPAGIDVPRYIRRIREGKFDEALAVIRERIPFPSVCGHACFSPCEAGCANRQFGDPIAIRALKRAAAEKGGDLWRRNLKLAPKTGKRVAVVGSGPSGLTAAYYLATLGHAVTVLEALEEPGGMLRFGIPKYRLPREVLDAEIEQIRQIGVVIETRRPVESVDQLFQQGFDAVYLACGAQKGAALGIPGDDLPGVIDGISFLRKVNRAQKLALNGTVAVIGGGNTAVDAARCAVRLGAREIFVVYRRSQAEMTAYQEEVTSAVFEGVTFLFLAAPVRVEPKSSRLELSMLRMELGKKDAGGRPAPIPVPNSEFRMTVDTVIAAVGQTPDLAESIGVKAGRDTKRIAVDPDTLSTGTNGLFAGGDLVSGPASIIEAIAHGRKAASSIDKFLGGPGQIDQPLAPVEESVVLEDGAAQQERISIPCIPLSDHPSSFRPIEIGLTKQMAMKEAARCRNCDARLYEVEVHTEGCKECGYCIEVCGLNVFEAGQKFNNRGYRPVFASRSKQCVGCMACFYACPDFSIEVVEKK, encoded by the coding sequence ATGAAGCCAAAAGAAGTGCCCCGTGAGCAGTTGCGCTTGACCCGCTGCCGCGAGGCGTGTCCAGCCGGAATCGATGTGCCGCGGTATATCCGCCGCATCCGCGAGGGCAAGTTCGACGAAGCGCTGGCGGTAATCCGCGAGCGCATCCCCTTTCCATCCGTGTGCGGCCATGCATGCTTCAGCCCCTGCGAAGCCGGATGCGCGAACCGGCAGTTCGGCGACCCGATCGCCATCCGGGCGCTCAAGCGGGCAGCCGCCGAAAAAGGCGGAGACCTTTGGCGCAGGAACCTCAAACTGGCACCCAAAACCGGAAAACGAGTGGCGGTCGTCGGATCTGGCCCGAGCGGACTGACGGCGGCATATTATCTCGCGACGCTCGGCCACGCCGTGACCGTTCTCGAAGCGCTCGAGGAACCCGGTGGAATGCTGCGCTTCGGCATTCCGAAATACCGGCTTCCCCGCGAAGTTCTGGACGCCGAAATCGAGCAGATCAGGCAGATAGGCGTTGTGATAGAGACGCGCCGGCCGGTCGAGTCGGTCGATCAACTCTTTCAACAGGGATTTGATGCAGTCTATCTGGCTTGCGGAGCACAAAAAGGAGCCGCGCTCGGTATCCCGGGAGATGACTTGCCAGGCGTCATCGACGGCATCTCCTTCCTCAGAAAAGTGAATCGGGCACAGAAGCTTGCGCTGAATGGCACGGTTGCGGTGATCGGAGGTGGAAATACCGCTGTAGACGCCGCCCGTTGCGCAGTCCGCCTCGGCGCCCGCGAAATTTTTGTCGTTTACCGCAGATCGCAAGCCGAAATGACTGCATACCAGGAAGAAGTTACAAGCGCAGTCTTCGAGGGTGTCACTTTTCTCTTTCTTGCCGCCCCCGTTCGCGTCGAACCAAAAAGCTCGCGGCTGGAGTTGTCCATGCTCCGAATGGAATTGGGAAAGAAGGACGCCGGCGGGCGGCCTGCTCCCATTCCTGTCCCTAACAGCGAATTCAGGATGACCGTTGACACCGTGATCGCAGCGGTCGGTCAAACCCCCGATCTCGCCGAATCTATCGGAGTAAAAGCCGGGCGCGACACGAAACGAATTGCAGTCGATCCGGATACCTTGTCCACCGGTACGAACGGACTATTCGCCGGAGGCGATCTGGTGAGCGGGCCGGCATCCATTATCGAGGCGATCGCCCACGGAAGAAAAGCGGCATCATCAATTGATAAATTCCTCGGGGGACCCGGCCAGATTGATCAGCCGCTCGCGCCGGTCGAGGAGAGCGTCGTTCTGGAAGATGGCGCAGCACAGCAAGAACGCATTTCGATTCCCTGCATTCCCTTGAGCGACCACCCCAGCAGTTTCCGCCCAATCGAAATCGGGCTGACAAAACAAATGGCAATGAAAGAGGCGGCCCGTTGCAGAAACTGCGATGCCCGCCTTTATGAAGTTGAAGTGCATACGGAAGGATGCAAAGAATGCGGCTACTGCATCGAAGTCTGCGGCCTGAATGTGTTTGAAGCAGGACAAAAATTCAATAACCGCGGATACAGGCCGGTGTTTGCCTCGCGCAGCAAACAGTGCGTCGGGTGCATGGCGTGCTTTTACGCCTGCCCCGATTTTTCAATCGAAGTGGTCGAGAAAAAATGA
- a CDS encoding transcriptional regulator, which translates to MATTHREQVARLKRIEGQIRGIQRMIEEERYCIDILYQLQAIEAAVKVVEANILKKHLQHCVGDAVRSGSEREQDAKLEEIIKLLFRLKM; encoded by the coding sequence GTGGCCACCACTCACAGAGAACAAGTTGCGCGCCTGAAGAGAATCGAGGGGCAGATACGGGGGATACAGCGGATGATCGAAGAGGAGCGTTACTGCATTGATATACTGTATCAGCTCCAGGCAATTGAAGCGGCCGTAAAGGTTGTCGAGGCGAACATCCTCAAGAAGCATCTTCAGCACTGTGTTGGGGATGCCGTCCGCTCGGGTTCAGAGCGCGAGCAGGACGCCAAACTTGAGGAGATAATCAAGCTGCTGTTTCGTCTTAAGATGTAG
- a CDS encoding heavy metal translocating P-type ATPase, translated as MRAKTFAVNGMTCNHCVQTVTKALKNVAGVESADVSLERRSADVRYDEKKTDPGAIRRAIIEAGYETDEDSGESDETGSGGDSIASRDSPARRSRFKISGMTCANCARTIERGVQAVEGVVSASVNLVAETLTVEYADGAVDAEAVKKKVESLGYGAALRDGEAETLIFRPSGMHCSSCAGTIESRLRQTAGIRSVSVNFAAERATVEFDSSQIDKSQIFRVVRDLGYTPEEELEEEPEDKRDLYWLLYSIILSIPIVSSMYVNVFGTAEPYVLFVFTTLLQFTAGLTFYSGAYHSLKNRFANMDVLVALGISAAYLYSAAVTFFPSYMPSAHLFYETSALLIVFIRFGKMLEARAKGRASRALRKLLELQAERARLLVNGTEREVSASEVTIDDVVVVRAGEKIPVDGVIVEGSSSIDESMISGESVPVDKEPGNEVIGATINRTGLLTIRATRVGRDSVLSQIVRMVEEAQSDKAPIQRFADVVSNYFVPAVVVTAAATFILWLSFGSPAAIGGGSVFIFALSAAIAVLVIACPCALGLATPTAIMVGSGIGLNRGILFKRASVLENISRLQTIVFDKTGTLTEGAPRVTDVVALDGSLDEKGLLELAAVAESKSSHPLARAVAEEAKRLGLHIEEPSACEEAGGKGIICRLNNGADAELIVGNLKLLRQYSVEMGRGEEAAADLMADGKTIVYVASGSKLRGLVALADAPKQNAARALDELRRLGLKTCMITGDNRRAADAIARDLGIGEVEAEVMPGEKIEAIRKFQSNNQRVGMVGDGINDAPALAQADIGIAIGSGTDIAKETGDVVLVKSDLMDVVRAIRLGRLTLRKVKQNLFWAMIYNTIGIPIAALGFLEPRWAGLAMALSSVSVVTNSLLLKRSGRKL; from the coding sequence ATGCGAGCGAAGACATTTGCAGTCAATGGCATGACGTGCAACCACTGTGTTCAGACAGTCACGAAAGCTTTGAAGAATGTTGCGGGTGTGGAGAGTGCGGACGTTTCGCTCGAGCGGCGATCGGCGGATGTTCGATACGACGAGAAGAAAACCGATCCGGGCGCCATTCGTCGGGCGATCATCGAGGCCGGTTATGAAACAGACGAGGATTCAGGGGAGTCGGACGAGACCGGGTCTGGAGGCGATTCGATTGCTTCACGAGATTCGCCTGCGCGAAGGAGCCGATTCAAGATATCGGGCATGACGTGCGCCAATTGCGCGCGCACGATAGAACGAGGAGTGCAGGCGGTCGAAGGCGTTGTTTCCGCTTCGGTCAATCTGGTAGCGGAGACGCTGACGGTAGAATATGCCGATGGCGCCGTCGATGCCGAAGCCGTTAAGAAGAAAGTGGAATCGCTCGGCTACGGGGCGGCGCTGAGGGACGGCGAGGCGGAGACGCTCATATTCCGCCCGTCCGGGATGCACTGTTCGAGCTGCGCGGGCACGATCGAGAGCAGGCTCCGCCAGACTGCCGGCATCAGATCGGTGTCGGTGAATTTTGCGGCCGAGCGGGCGACGGTGGAATTTGACTCATCTCAGATCGATAAATCGCAAATTTTCAGGGTCGTTCGCGATCTTGGCTATACGCCTGAAGAGGAGCTCGAGGAGGAGCCGGAAGACAAGCGCGATCTGTACTGGCTGTTGTACAGCATTATCCTATCGATTCCAATAGTTTCCTCGATGTACGTGAATGTTTTCGGGACGGCTGAGCCGTATGTATTATTTGTTTTCACGACGCTGCTCCAATTCACTGCCGGATTGACTTTCTATTCGGGCGCCTATCATTCATTGAAGAACAGATTCGCCAATATGGACGTACTTGTCGCCCTCGGAATCAGCGCGGCGTACCTCTACAGTGCGGCGGTAACCTTTTTCCCCTCGTATATGCCTTCGGCGCATCTATTTTATGAGACATCCGCCTTACTGATCGTTTTCATCCGGTTCGGCAAAATGCTTGAGGCTCGCGCCAAGGGGCGGGCGAGCCGGGCGCTGAGGAAACTGCTCGAGCTTCAGGCGGAGCGTGCTCGTCTTCTGGTGAACGGGACGGAGCGCGAAGTCTCAGCGTCCGAGGTTACGATCGATGACGTCGTTGTGGTGCGGGCGGGCGAGAAAATTCCGGTGGACGGCGTGATTGTGGAGGGAAGTTCCAGCATTGATGAATCCATGATCAGCGGCGAGTCGGTTCCGGTGGACAAGGAACCGGGCAACGAAGTGATCGGAGCGACGATCAATCGGACAGGTCTTCTCACGATTCGGGCGACGCGCGTCGGCAGGGATTCGGTTCTTTCGCAGATCGTACGGATGGTGGAGGAGGCCCAGAGCGACAAGGCGCCGATCCAGCGGTTCGCGGACGTTGTTTCGAACTATTTTGTGCCGGCAGTCGTGGTGACGGCGGCTGCGACGTTCATTTTGTGGCTTAGCTTCGGCTCGCCGGCGGCAATCGGGGGAGGCAGCGTTTTCATTTTCGCGCTATCGGCGGCAATAGCCGTTCTGGTTATCGCGTGTCCGTGTGCGCTTGGCCTCGCTACACCGACGGCCATCATGGTCGGAAGCGGAATCGGGCTCAATCGCGGCATCCTCTTCAAGCGGGCGTCGGTGCTGGAAAACATCTCGCGGCTGCAGACGATCGTTTTCGATAAGACCGGCACGCTCACCGAAGGCGCGCCTCGTGTGACTGATGTCGTTGCGCTCGATGGATCGCTCGATGAGAAGGGGTTGCTGGAGCTGGCGGCGGTGGCGGAGAGCAAGTCGTCGCATCCGCTGGCCCGCGCCGTAGCCGAAGAGGCAAAGAGACTTGGCCTGCATATCGAGGAGCCGTCGGCGTGTGAAGAAGCCGGCGGGAAAGGGATTATTTGCAGGCTGAATAATGGAGCCGATGCCGAGTTAATTGTAGGAAACCTGAAGCTGCTGCGCCAATATTCCGTTGAGATGGGCCGGGGAGAGGAGGCGGCGGCCGATCTGATGGCGGACGGCAAGACGATAGTATATGTGGCTTCGGGAAGCAAGCTCAGGGGCCTTGTGGCTCTCGCCGATGCGCCGAAACAAAATGCCGCCCGCGCGCTTGACGAACTGCGCCGGCTCGGCTTGAAGACGTGCATGATCACCGGTGACAACAGAAGGGCGGCCGACGCTATTGCGCGCGATCTCGGAATAGGAGAGGTTGAGGCGGAAGTGATGCCGGGGGAAAAAATAGAGGCGATCAGGAAGTTCCAATCGAATAATCAGCGGGTCGGCATGGTTGGTGACGGCATCAATGATGCTCCGGCGCTTGCGCAAGCGGACATCGGAATCGCGATTGGATCGGGCACGGACATCGCCAAGGAGACGGGCGACGTCGTGCTGGTGAAGAGCGACCTGATGGATGTGGTTCGAGCAATCAGGTTGGGCCGGCTCACGTTGCGAAAGGTGAAGCAGAATCTGTTCTGGGCGATGATTTACAATACGATAGGCATTCCGATTGCGGCTCTTGGTTTTCTGGAGCCGCGCTGGGCGGGTTTGGCGATGGCGCTCTCATCGGTATCGGTGGTGACAAATTCGCTACTGCTCAAGCGGTCCGGCAGGAAATTATGA